GGCGTGTCAAGAAATGTTAATCCCAGAGCTGCTCTGTAAGAAAAATGGATTTTTCTTTGCAGGCTGAACCCGGGTTCAATAAAGTACATCAACGAATATGAGCGACCCAGAATTTCAGGATTGTTAAAATCAGTGAACGAAAAACTGATTCCACTTTCAGGATAACAATAGCAGTAATCCCATGCTCTCTGCCCCAATAGCAGCCAGCCAGCATCGATGGCGAATCCTCTGGGGCGGGAATAAGATATGCTCCGGATCGACTCAGAATGGGGAATAATAAATCCATAATCAGCTTTTATGCCAATGAAAAATGGATTACCCAGGCTGTCTTTTTGCGCAAAAGCCTCAAAATTCTGAAATAAATTAGGAAACAGTAAAAGAAGAATTACGTACCGGTAATCGCTGAATTTGCCTTCCATGACTTCCCTCTGGGTATAGAAACGTGGTATTATTTGGTTCTCTTGTTGACCAAAACAAAAAAAAGGGATTTACCTGAAAAAATGAATATTTTTCTTAAATTTCCTTATAAATCATGTGAATTTTGTTTATTGTTTATCAATGAAAAGTAAACAAAAATTCTGTTTTGATAAACAAAACAGGAACATGCATTGTTATTAGGAACACATATAAGCTTTTGTGCAGTGGATAAAATACATTCCAAACTGAATATCAGATCGGATGAATACTTAAACAACAGGCAGGCATTTTTGCAGCACCTTGAGATTTTTAAACAAAGGCTTGCTAAGGTATTTGACAGAAGCCAGGAAGAATCTGTTCGGCGTCATATCAGCCGGGGAAAACTTTTACCCCGGGAACGTATTGAACGTTTGATTGACAGGGGGAGTTTTTTTCTTGAGCTTTCTCCTTTTGCAGCCTGGGATCAGTATAACAACGACTTTCCTTCAGCGGGTATAGTAACAGGTATCGGCCTGTTGCACGGTAGGGAGACGGTAATTGTAGCCAATGATGCAACCGTCAAAGGGGGAACCTATATACCGGAGACCATCAGGAAGCATATTCGTGCGCAAGAAATTGCCATGAACAATCATCTGCCCTGTGTATATCTTGTTGATTCAGGGGGTGTATTTCTTCCGGAACAGGCTCGGGTCTTTCCTGACAGAGATCATTTCGGCCGGATATTTTACAATCAGGCACGCATGTCGGCTTTGGGCATCCCTCAGATTGCCGTAGTAATGGGTTCGAGTACAGCCGGAGGCGCCTATGTGCCTGCTATGTGCGATGAAACAATTATGGTGCGCAATCAGGCTGCCGTTTTTCTTGGTGGTCCGCCATTGGTAAAAGCTGCAACCGGCGAGGATGTTACCGCCGAAGAATTGGGAGGAGCTGACGTTCACACTGCCCGGTCAGGTGTTGCCGATTACATGGCGGAAAATGAAATACAGGCACTAGACCTTTGCAGGGATATTCTGGCCAACAGAAATGCCGGTGCACAGCAGAGCCTTGATCAGGCTGCACCCGAAGAACCTGCTTATGATCCTTCCGAACTTTATGGTGTAATTCCGTCTGACCTCCGGAAGGCCTTTGATCCTTATGAAGTTATAGCAAGGATTGTTGATGGGAGCCGGTTTCATGAATTCAAAGCCAGGTATGGTACCAGCATAGTTACCGGCTTTGCCCGAATTATGGGCTATCCAGTTGGAATTATCGCCAACAACGGAATTCTTTTTTCCGATTCGGCCCTCAAAGGAACCCACTTTATAGAACTCTGCAAGAAACGATTTATACCGTTGATATTCCTGCAGAATATTGCCGGCTTTATTGTCGGAAAAGAATTTGAACAGGCTGGCATTGCCAAGGACGGAGCCAAAATGGTGCATGCCGTTGCAACAGCCAATGTTCCCAAATTTACTGTGGTCATCGGCCGGTCGTATGGAGCCGGAAATTATGCTATGGCCGGACGGGCATTTGAGCCTGAATTGCTCTTCATGTGGCCCAATTCCGAAATCGGAGTTATGGGCGGGGAACAGGCTGCTAAAGTTCTTACCATGGTTAAGGAAGATCAGATGCGGGCCAGGGGATTTGTTCTGTCTTCAGAAGAAAAGAAAAAAATGGAAGAGGAAATTCGCAGCCGTTACCAGAAAGAGAATTCTGCCTGGTTTTCTACTTCCAGGCTCTGGGATGACGGAATCATTGACCCCGTATTCACCAGGCAGTATCTCGCTTTCGGCATACGTATGTCGTTGCATCGTTTATGGGATCAACCATCCCAGGGTATATACCGAATGTAGTTTAAATGAAAAACACTATGGCATTCCCATACAAAACTGTCAGGTTAACCAGAGAAGATAGCGGAATAAGCCGACTTATCCTCAGCAGGCCGGAGGTGAGAAATGCCCTCAGCCGGCTTATGATCTCCGAAATGACCGAAGCAGTGATGGATGTCCAGGACGATACTGCCACACGTGCATTGGTCATTGATCATGAAGGGGATATTTTTTGTGCCGGAGCAGATCTTACTGACTTGTCAGAATCAGGTAACAGGGAAGAAGGCCTGCAATATGCACGTTTGCTGTTTGACCTTCTTGATTTGATTGAAAAGTCCCCTTTTCCGGTTGTCGTAACTGCGCATGGCAGTGTTTACGGAGGAGGCATAGGATTGCTGGCCGCGGCCGATATAACCTTCCTTACCGAAAACTGCCGTCTCTGCTTCAGTGAAGTTAAAATCGGCATGGTGCCTGCTGTTATCTCCTCGTTTGTACTGAAGAAAATCTCATCAGGAAGAGCCCGTGAACTGATGCTCTCTGCCCGCGAGTTTGACGCACATGAAGCTCTCGATTACGGCCTGGCCTCCTTTGTCCTTCCGGCAGATCAATTGCAACAGCAGGTCAA
This DNA window, taken from Bacteroidales bacterium, encodes the following:
- a CDS encoding enoyl-CoA hydratase/isomerase family protein, whose product is MAFPYKTVRLTREDSGISRLILSRPEVRNALSRLMISEMTEAVMDVQDDTATRALVIDHEGDIFCAGADLTDLSESGNREEGLQYARLLFDLLDLIEKSPFPVVVTAHGSVYGGGIGLLAAADITFLTENCRLCFSEVKIGMVPAVISSFVLKKISSGRARELMLSAREFDAHEALDYGLASFVLPADQLQQQVNLYLQALVSNKQKALEECKKMIFTSSRITWLGAAREYTTGIFADMLFSKEARESIRSFLAAKGKKGRNRKQKNQP
- a CDS encoding methylcrotonoyl-CoA carboxylase, translating into MDKIHSKLNIRSDEYLNNRQAFLQHLEIFKQRLAKVFDRSQEESVRRHISRGKLLPRERIERLIDRGSFFLELSPFAAWDQYNNDFPSAGIVTGIGLLHGRETVIVANDATVKGGTYIPETIRKHIRAQEIAMNNHLPCVYLVDSGGVFLPEQARVFPDRDHFGRIFYNQARMSALGIPQIAVVMGSSTAGGAYVPAMCDETIMVRNQAAVFLGGPPLVKAATGEDVTAEELGGADVHTARSGVADYMAENEIQALDLCRDILANRNAGAQQSLDQAAPEEPAYDPSELYGVIPSDLRKAFDPYEVIARIVDGSRFHEFKARYGTSIVTGFARIMGYPVGIIANNGILFSDSALKGTHFIELCKKRFIPLIFLQNIAGFIVGKEFEQAGIAKDGAKMVHAVATANVPKFTVVIGRSYGAGNYAMAGRAFEPELLFMWPNSEIGVMGGEQAAKVLTMVKEDQMRARGFVLSSEEKKKMEEEIRSRYQKENSAWFSTSRLWDDGIIDPVFTRQYLAFGIRMSLHRLWDQPSQGIYRM